A section of the Candidatus Sysuiplasma acidicola genome encodes:
- a CDS encoding glycosyltransferase — MKALNILSFISIFVLPVPLSILVTPRAYYMPLTYLVLLGSEVSLLSFFYFVWQYGRKRSVVQSQTYTPGSYRVCSLVASYNEDPLMVRDTIISVKLATGIGRVIVIDDSTDTSKAGELSRYCDMLHVSYVHRDNRRGYKAGAINDVLKTLDGVDIFAIFDADQRPDSNFFDEILNCFNDEKVGFVQLPQKYSENNTRIARAANYMQLPFLHTVMSGRSKADSTFSLGSGTAFRMKAVVEAGYFVEDTVTEDIATSLQIIAKGYRGVYLDRDLVYYGIAPMDARAILSQQARWSLGGFQLLGPLLRSNLPFRQFIDFMFGDLYWLKEGPIALVEIVAPIIFLALGVAYMSLSYLYYAAVFIPFFFATMIATVLIGGRDYGLKGAVMHQGVEMLNFWVITVSFFTWAMRKKKPFNVTSKKAGQVKLRSLSPNIAVLAAVSLSIAIGFLRLLNSADPIPYAINIFWAVWIDVAMAVGLYCALSSRSTEEGAVKIPDAAV, encoded by the coding sequence ATGAAAGCACTCAACATCCTGTCATTCATTTCAATATTTGTCCTTCCGGTTCCTCTTTCAATCCTGGTTACACCCCGTGCATATTACATGCCGCTGACCTACCTCGTGCTTCTCGGAAGCGAGGTGAGCCTTCTCTCCTTCTTCTACTTTGTATGGCAATACGGAAGAAAGAGAAGTGTTGTTCAGTCCCAGACGTACACGCCGGGTTCATACAGGGTATGCTCGCTGGTTGCGAGTTACAATGAAGACCCGCTGATGGTCAGGGACACCATTATTTCGGTGAAGCTTGCGACCGGGATCGGCAGGGTCATAGTCATCGACGATTCCACGGATACGTCAAAGGCAGGCGAGTTGAGCAGATACTGCGACATGCTTCACGTGTCTTATGTGCACAGAGACAACAGACGCGGATACAAAGCCGGTGCGATAAACGACGTGCTGAAGACGCTCGACGGCGTGGACATTTTCGCCATATTCGATGCCGATCAGCGTCCAGACTCAAATTTTTTCGACGAAATACTCAACTGTTTCAATGATGAAAAAGTCGGCTTTGTACAGCTGCCGCAAAAGTATTCGGAGAACAATACTCGGATTGCACGTGCGGCCAACTACATGCAGCTGCCGTTTCTTCACACCGTGATGAGTGGGAGGTCAAAGGCAGACTCGACATTCAGCCTCGGAAGCGGAACTGCGTTCAGGATGAAAGCAGTGGTTGAGGCAGGATATTTCGTTGAAGACACGGTCACTGAGGACATTGCGACCTCGCTCCAAATAATAGCGAAGGGGTATCGCGGTGTGTACCTCGACAGGGATCTCGTCTATTACGGCATAGCCCCCATGGATGCCAGGGCCATTTTATCGCAGCAGGCGAGGTGGAGCCTGGGTGGTTTTCAGCTTCTTGGACCGCTGCTCAGGAGCAATCTGCCATTCAGGCAATTCATAGACTTCATGTTCGGCGATCTGTACTGGCTGAAGGAAGGGCCTATTGCGCTGGTCGAGATCGTGGCGCCGATCATTTTTCTCGCACTGGGCGTGGCATACATGTCCCTGAGTTACCTGTATTACGCTGCAGTCTTCATACCGTTTTTCTTCGCCACGATGATCGCAACAGTGCTCATAGGCGGCCGAGATTACGGTTTAAAGGGGGCGGTAATGCATCAGGGCGTTGAGATGCTTAACTTCTGGGTCATTACGGTGTCGTTCTTCACTTGGGCGATGCGGAAGAAGAAACCGTTCAATGTTACTTCGAAAAAAGCAGGGCAGGTGAAGCTCAGATCGCTCTCACCGAATATCGCGGTTCTTGCAGCAGTGTCTCTGAGTATTGCTATCGGTTTCCTCCGGCTGCTCAACTCGGCCGATCCAATTCCATATGCCATAAACATCTTCTGGGCAGTCTGGATTGATGTTGCAATGGCTGTGGGCCTTTACTGCGCGCTGTCAAGTCGTAGCACAGAGGAAGGAGCGGTCAAGATTCCTGACGCCGCAGTGTGA
- a CDS encoding PAS domain S-box protein: protein MLSKPESIPVLYVDDTVALHEPFRIFMESDGNFEVQTCSSPVEAFVRISDGRYGAIVSDFQMPEMDGIELLKKLRSHNIRTPFILFTGKGREEVVISAINNGADFYLQKGGDPISQFAELSHFIKTAVNNRRAASEIEDAKNQLSSIFESTSDTVFLFDAEGRVLRVNHAFEQMFGMSRQDIIGAKLSGAGMSRLSNVERALRTVLAGDGPTRHDEVQVDADGNVKYLDVITNPIVDRAGQISFVTCSARDITGPVRMHAMTKLLHETSSAVLKEKSLRSIFSTFCMRLQSIFGFRGVTILLNEANGEISLLADERGLPEYGKDEPSMREDSPAVRAIRTGQMHIAKAGDFSFKSIAGIASHRGFDSVIALPLRYADEIVGSMCIYGNNLGTTHSDTVAQMQSAADALSVAVRSSRLRDRLKLLDTALQNATDTIILTDRSGMIQWTNRAFTETTGYEKDEVIGKTPRVLKSGKHDADFYKRMWETILAGGVFHEVLTNKRKNGELYFEDTVITPVRDASNVISSFVAIKREIKEP from the coding sequence ATGCTTAGTAAACCAGAATCAATACCTGTTCTCTACGTCGATGACACCGTGGCACTTCATGAACCGTTCAGAATATTCATGGAATCAGACGGCAACTTCGAGGTCCAGACCTGCTCTTCTCCAGTTGAAGCTTTTGTCAGAATATCGGACGGCAGGTACGGTGCGATTGTGTCTGATTTTCAGATGCCCGAAATGGACGGCATAGAACTCCTGAAGAAATTGCGTTCGCATAACATCAGAACGCCATTCATCCTTTTCACAGGAAAGGGCCGTGAAGAGGTCGTAATCAGTGCAATAAACAATGGAGCGGATTTTTATCTACAGAAAGGCGGGGATCCTATTTCGCAATTCGCCGAACTTTCACACTTCATCAAGACGGCTGTAAATAACCGGAGGGCAGCAAGCGAGATTGAGGATGCAAAGAATCAGCTCTCCTCCATTTTTGAGAGCACGTCCGATACCGTATTCCTTTTCGACGCTGAAGGTCGCGTTCTGAGGGTCAATCACGCATTCGAACAGATGTTCGGCATGTCCAGACAGGACATCATCGGAGCAAAGTTGTCTGGTGCCGGTATGAGCAGACTGTCAAATGTGGAGAGGGCGCTTCGAACCGTATTGGCCGGAGATGGTCCGACACGCCATGACGAGGTCCAGGTGGATGCGGACGGCAACGTGAAATACCTCGATGTCATAACCAATCCGATAGTCGATCGGGCCGGTCAGATTTCTTTTGTTACATGCTCGGCCAGGGACATCACCGGTCCCGTCCGTATGCATGCAATGACAAAGCTGCTGCACGAAACATCAAGCGCTGTTCTGAAGGAGAAGTCGCTCCGTTCAATATTTTCGACCTTCTGTATGCGTCTCCAGTCTATATTCGGTTTCCGGGGCGTAACGATACTCCTCAATGAGGCTAATGGAGAAATCAGTCTGCTGGCGGATGAACGCGGACTGCCGGAATATGGAAAAGACGAGCCGTCCATGCGTGAGGATTCACCGGCAGTAAGGGCCATCAGAACCGGTCAGATGCACATCGCAAAAGCCGGAGATTTCAGTTTCAAGTCAATTGCCGGCATCGCTTCGCACAGGGGATTCGATTCAGTCATCGCTCTCCCGCTCAGGTACGCGGACGAAATCGTCGGCTCTATGTGCATTTACGGAAACAATCTGGGCACTACACATAGCGACACGGTCGCCCAGATGCAGAGTGCAGCGGATGCGCTGAGCGTAGCAGTGCGTTCCTCAAGGCTGAGGGACAGGCTGAAGCTGCTCGATACTGCACTGCAGAACGCAACCGATACGATTATACTCACTGACCGCAGCGGTATGATACAGTGGACCAACAGGGCTTTCACGGAGACCACCGGTTACGAAAAAGACGAAGTCATTGGGAAGACGCCGCGGGTTCTGAAATCGGGAAAGCACGACGCGGACTTCTACAAGAGAATGTGGGAAACCATCCTGGCCGGAGGTGTTTTCCACGAAGTACTCACGAATAAGCGAAAGAACGGCGAACTGTATTTCGAGGACACCGTGAT
- a CDS encoding MFS transporter, translating to MGNVQFVTAEAAAKHKRNVRTLGITSAIGTFGNSLWYFLLPLYLLLYGANLTLLGEVYSAFACASVVGAFVGGVISDYWNVKLTLVLSGLIAGTLLILAGTTRELTIVLLCLISYVIPLRISAQARFVLIARSSEPQNRPLAYATWQTFAEIGAFIGPIFSGLLLTDRMFQSAFVVAGFLLILVSVMRSLLIFNLESSRKVKLNMREALLGIRDIPLNSEIGVIVLVLFATSLLGTVSSFLVSPFSYRALGLSPTLIGYMFSLQLLIGAIILIPGERIANRIGIRRGALWFLMASSFLEIAFASLAYSTYPSIYLVISIFVSSQAFAVMATPLFSAWLYEAAPHGTGGRVYGTLESMVYLGGIVGPLIGARLFSLQESLPFFLEGAISVIILLFATRYFRHHAKDAACQY from the coding sequence GTGGGGAATGTGCAATTTGTAACCGCAGAGGCAGCAGCCAAGCACAAGCGGAATGTGAGAACTCTAGGTATAACCTCAGCGATCGGAACTTTTGGCAATTCTCTTTGGTACTTCCTGCTTCCCCTTTACTTGCTTCTCTACGGGGCTAACCTAACACTGCTGGGCGAAGTGTATTCCGCTTTCGCATGCGCCTCAGTAGTAGGCGCATTTGTCGGCGGTGTAATTTCAGATTACTGGAATGTTAAATTGACACTGGTACTGTCAGGCTTGATAGCAGGTACACTATTGATACTGGCTGGAACAACCAGAGAACTGACAATTGTACTGTTATGCTTAATATCTTATGTCATTCCACTGAGAATATCCGCCCAGGCACGTTTTGTATTGATCGCACGATCTTCTGAACCTCAGAATCGCCCGCTGGCTTACGCAACATGGCAGACATTTGCCGAAATAGGTGCATTCATAGGACCCATTTTCAGCGGACTCCTCCTTACGGACAGGATGTTTCAGTCAGCATTCGTTGTGGCCGGCTTTCTCTTGATACTTGTCTCAGTAATGAGGTCATTGCTGATTTTCAATTTGGAATCCAGTCGAAAGGTGAAATTAAACATGCGCGAAGCTCTTCTGGGCATAAGAGACATACCACTCAACAGCGAAATCGGTGTAATCGTCTTAGTATTATTCGCAACATCGTTACTCGGGACAGTGTCATCGTTTCTTGTCTCACCTTTTTCCTATAGGGCACTTGGACTCTCACCAACTCTTATTGGTTACATGTTCTCCTTGCAACTGCTAATTGGTGCGATCATACTGATTCCGGGAGAAAGAATAGCCAATCGCATAGGAATAAGAAGGGGCGCCCTGTGGTTCTTGATGGCGTCTTCATTTCTTGAGATCGCATTTGCCTCACTTGCTTATTCAACATACCCGTCCATTTACCTGGTGATTTCGATCTTTGTTTCTTCACAAGCATTTGCTGTTATGGCTACGCCTCTGTTCAGTGCCTGGTTATATGAAGCCGCCCCGCATGGGACGGGAGGCAGAGTCTATGGTACACTTGAATCCATGGTGTATCTTGGAGGAATAGTTGGGCCACTCATTGGCGCCAGGTTATTTTCACTTCAAGAATCACTTCCATTCTTTCTGGAAGGAGCAATTTCGGTAATCATTCTTTTGTTCGCTACGCGCTACTTCAGGCACCATGCGAAGGATGCTGCATGCCAATACTAA